Genomic segment of Kogia breviceps isolate mKogBre1 chromosome 9, mKogBre1 haplotype 1, whole genome shotgun sequence:
TCGGACCATTTAACACTCCAGCAAAGGCGGCCTGTAGGTTTGGGGCACGGCTGCCCTTGGCGGTAACCGCGTTTCCTTGAAGGGCGGCGGGAACTGAGAAGGTGCgagggggaggggtgcagaggcGCTGGGACGGTCCCCTCAGAGGGAACAGAGCCACGTCGCACGGGACTCGGGCAGCCTGGTCACTGTGCTCGCTGACCAGCGCCCACCTAAGGTCTCCACCTTCAGACCTTCGTGGTCTTCACTCGAATCATGTCTCGCCACAAAAGCCTCACTCGCCACAAAAGCCTTACATGGTGAAGTTTTAAACCAAGAATTCACTCTTAAACGCTGCCCCCAAAATACCACGTCAGACCCGTCTTCCGTCTGCGGGCCCAGCGGCACAGCCAGAGCACAGGAAACGGGCGGTGCGGACCAATGCCCTTTCTAAGGCACTGAGCCATTTCCTGGGTCTTAAGGATGGAAATGAGTTTTCAAATTCCTAACAAAGAATAAGCTCACTTTTACAAATAAGctgttaattttttccctttctttgaggaaagaaaataaagacttgGCTTAAGTATTTTAActccttctttaaaaagaaaatgtttaacttGCTCTTTTTAAAGACTTTCTTGGGTGAGAAAGATTCTAGCAAGGTGCCACTCCGTCCCAGCCGAAACTTTCAGGACTCCCCAAAGAGAATAAACATAAGTTTAACAATTCTTGGACAGAAATACACAACAGCAGGGCACACACCCCCCCCAGTGCGTTAGGATGCACGAGCCTCAGTGCCCCTGGCTCATGTGCTAGGGTCCCCGCAGCCCGGGCCCACGGGACTGGGATCGGAAACGGCAGCGGTCCGGCAGGTGGAGGGTGGCAGCCGCACCTGCAGATGCTTTTACTGCGGCGTCCTCGCTCCAGCCCATCACATCCACCCAACAAAAAGTCCCGGGAAAGGCTACAGTTGGGCAGGGACACTCACATGTCACGGGGAGTCACAGTTTTCTAAAACAAACCTTACTGTaaatgtagttttcattcttcAGCTCTGATATAATCTGAAGCAAGTTTAATTTCCTACACTTCCAATTCTGTTctcaagaaaaatacaattttggCTTCACGCACTTATCTTTTACTGCTGCAACAGCACATTTtagagaggccgcctgccgaccCGTGGGAGTGGCAAGGAAGGCAGCATCCTCAGTTCAAGGCCAGGTGGACAGAGGATCTGCTGAGAGGGGGGTAGAGGCTGAAAGGTTCAAGAGTCAGCGGAATTGGATGTGAAGGCTACGCAGTTCCCAGTGGACAAAGGTGGACTTTTTATTGAGACTCTCTACTGCCTTCAGGGTAGATTCGCTTACAGACACTTTGAAggatggaagaagagagaaacagaaaggcagAGGCCAGTCTGGACAGACTcagggaggggctgctggggTAGGGATGAGAGTCTGGGAGCTCTGGGGGGACCGACTTGCCGCTTTGTCATCCGCAACCCAAGGCCAAGGCTTTGCTCCCATGAGACAGACAGCACAGAGGCACAGGGACCAGAGTCCTGCAGTGACCTCCACGTAAACAATCTCAGCAGGGTGCAGCAGCAGGTCTGCCCACCTCCCGACACACATCCATCCGCTGCAGAGACCTCAGTCACAAACTCCTGTACACACCTAGAAGCACCTCAGTGCTTCCAGTTATACAAGTACAGCTGGCCCTTGCACAACACGGGTTTGAATAGCATGGTTCCACTTAAATGCggattttttcaatagtaaatactatagcGCTGCGTGGTCTGTGGTTGGTTAAATCCACGGATGCGGAGGGCTGACTCTACATTACACTCGGATTTTCAACTTCTCGGAGGGCTGGTGCCCCAAGCCACGTGCTCTCCAACGGTCAACTGTAATGTTTTcattgcaaattttaaaaatgcaaaagagaaaaaacccccaaactacCTGCAGTTCTCCTTCTCAGAAATTGCCACTTTCATTCCTTTACACACCCCTGTCCTGTTCCCTACCGTGGGAGCAAGTGCTGCACGCCTTTGCCAATCTGACTGACCGATCCTTTAAAACTACTTAAACCTGGTTCCTCAATCTCAGGCCTCAAGTAACTATAATAGGAGTAAGTCTCCCTCATTCGCTCGCCCAGCTTCTGGCAGAAACACAGCTGTGACGTGATCTGTGATCGTTTTGCCTTCATTCACACTGACTGCCCCCCGCTGGGTTTGGAAACCTGGAGAAGAGAGACCTAGCTTTTTTCTCCCTTGGAGCAGCCCGCAGCGAGCGCTCGCTGCCACATCTGTTCCGAGGACCCACGCGGGATGCAGCAGCCAGAGGGGGAGTCGGTAAAACCAGCTGTGACTGCTCCTTCAGCTGGAAAGGGCCTGCCACTTCCCCCTTCGGCTGGGATCCAGGCGTAAGGGTTTAAATTTTCACGGATGTAAGTACGGCAGGAGCGCTGGGCTCAGAGACCCGGGAGGGTTGTTTCCCGTCGATGACCTGGGATGTTCATCACCCTCCGGTATCAAGACACAACAGTAACATCCAAACACAAGTTCTTTCCCCAGCTTTAAagagtgaaaaagaagaaaaagcttaAGTCGGGAGAATTACAATTATGCCAGCTGCCTTAAGTTAGGTGTAAAACAACGAAAACGCCTACGACGAGGATGGAACGATCGCTGATAAAACCACCTTCACTCGGCGTCGTGACCAAGGATGTGAGCGTGCCGCTCTTGTAAAGTAAGTTACCTTCATCCGTCTCTAGGCGTTAGGAACTTGTGCATGACGTGTAGTGTCTACCTCCATCAAAAGGACCCTTACTTATTAAAGCTGGTTAAAAGCCTTCATCAGAAATGCACGGCAGCATCAGCCCAGTCTCCCGAAGTTATAACCAACTGGCTGAAtgctgtcaatttttttttttttttttgcggtacgcgggcctctcaccgttgtggcctctcccgttgcggagcacaggctccggacgcgcaggcccagcggccacggctcacaggcccagccgctccgtggcatgtgggatcctcccggaccggggcacgaacccgcgtcccctgcatcggcaggcggactctcaaccactgcgccaccagggaagccccatatgttgTCAGTTTTAACTCCACGAAGAGTCACGGGGGTTGAAGACAACTTATCTCAAAAGCCTGACTAGGAATCCTCAACTAAATGGCCCTGAAATAAAAATCCCAAAGCAGTAAGGGATCATAGAGCTGCCTCGTTCTACTCTGAACCATAAAGGGCTCCAGGGAGCAGCACAGGGGCACCACGAGACTGTGGCCACCGTGAGTGTGGGAAGAGCCAGGTCCTCTGATGCTGATGAGGGGTCGAGAAAGAAAGTTTTTTCAGTTGGGTCTTTTCGTTTTGGCAAGCAGATCCACACAGAATCACAAAAGGGTAGAAGGCAAGGATGGTTTGGGCTCAGGAACCGGTGGAACACATTACAAATTCTACCTTTTTGAAATtacttccatttttatgaaacagCCAAGCAGCCTTCAAATTTGGCTCTCCCAAGCCAGTATCAGCTGGCACAGATAAACatcttgcttttaaaaacaccatatgagggcttccctggtggcacaagtggttaagaatccgcctgccaatgcaagggacacaggttcgagccctgctccgggaagatcccgcatgccgcggagcaactgagcccatgcgccacaactactgagcctgcgctctagagcccgtgagccacaactactgaagcccgcatgcctagagcccgtgctccgcaacaagagaagccaccgcaatgaggagcccgtgcaccgcgatgaagacccaacgcagccagtaataaataaataaataaaattataaaaacaaaaaaaaattgtttaaaaataaaaaaccatcaCCATATGAGGAACCAAGTCAAGTTTCTGAGAAAGCCCCAGATTGTCTCTGAGAGAAACGGCCCTTATAAGATTCTAGTtgcttttttaaagttcattttatttaagcCTTCGAATCAGAGTCTATTCAAAATGACAGTTAAATATCCACATTTCATCAAAGTGCTCAAGTGTCGATCATTAACTCCTGAAAAGAACTGCTAATTATCCTGACTTCGTTTGTCTTTCTGGCTCTCGGGAAATGGCTCTGTGCAGGGGGGGTCCCGTTTCTCTCTCTTTAGTTATTAGACAGGGTCCAGGCTGGAGTCCACCTACCCGGGGATGCTGAGCCCCTCCCAGCCCGGTCCGCACTCCCAGGGGCCTGGCCTGGGGTCCTTTCCCTAGCATAGCATCGTCTGTACCTGCGTGAAGGCAGGGAGGAAACTCATTATAGATCATTCATTTAGCCATGCAGTAACTTTTCTCTGCCGGTAATCACAGGGGCTGCAGTTCATCTGTAACGTGAGTGGAACTCGAGCTCCTTTTAGCGCTCATTGTGAGCTTACAATTCCCTGAATCTGTATAATTTAGCAAAGAGTTAACCTGGGCATTGTACCTATCTTTTTCAAATACGCTTTTCTGAATAATTGTTGCAAGTCTCAACTAGATATTTATCAACACCAATCATAATGTATTACGTACACTAAGCCTATCAAGCTGGAAACAACAGTCGGGCACGCGGGTGACAGTTGTACGTACCATGGCCAGCTGTCGTCCTATGTTCCCCACGGTCACACCTCCCGAGAAGAAGATGCACGGGAGCCAGGAGCGGATGTACAGAAAATCCGGGGACGTGTACCTGGAGAGAAGGAGACATGAGCCCCTGGGCAGCCGGTTCCCCCGGCGCAGGCGGGGCAGGCACACGGCGCACCAAGAGCGCTAGTATGTGACATCCACACTCACGGCCACTGCTCAGTTTTCCTTTACATTAAATTACGCGTGGTGCATTTTTAATACGTGAATCAACAACAAGCAGCGTTGTTGAGAATTTCACGTCTAAGTTTATGCTATATAATTACAGAAAAAACGTGACTTCTCAGCTtagaaggtatttttttttaaagttaagtaaCAGCTTCCGGACGGAGGTGATGTTTGAGAGCGTGTGCTTACTGATAGACACCATTGTACACCAGCAGCTGAGTGACCACGGTGGCAAGGAAGGCGATGGTGATCCCAAGCCCAAGGCCACTTCTTGAACGGTCAAATGTCCACCAGAGGCCCAAAGACAGGGCTGCTAACGTCAAGGAGAGCTGAACGTTATTGGCAAAGTCCAGTTTCTGGCGATGCAGAGTTAAGGAAAATCGTAACGATTTTTAATATGGTCAAACCCAAAAAAGCCCTAGGGCCTACAATTATGTGTGCACACACAACTCTTCATCCATAGAAGCTGCCAGGTGAGCTGCAGAGAGCATCTGCTGGATACAAGGTTACCGTGACCAAGAAGACCTGGAACTTCTCTGGGATCCCTGGGTCGAAAACTTGACTTTACAAGTAAACTTCCTGAAAGCTACATATAAAATTCTGCTGGTATTTCAACCAACAACATACTTTGCTAGCAAGTCATCTATAGTTCCCCTTGCACTTCTTGCTTTTATTAGTAAGTTGAACTGAGCAAGCACAGTCTTTGCTCCACGGCTGCAAGAGGACACCTCACCAGAATGGCATCTAACACGACACGGTCGCAGCTGGTGGAGACACGACTGGCTTCCGTCACAACACCGCTTATCAACTGTGGATGAAACAAGTTTGTCAGAGCCCAGACCTCTTATAATACCCTTTTCTGACATTCTTATCATTAAAATCAGGCTAGAGCAGATTTAAGAAGCAGTAACTCTAAAAATAACTTTCTCcaggatttaaaaatataatctagtTGTGCTAAAGAAACCATAAATCTTGTGAGACCCGGTAAACCACGGCCCGTCTTCCGGAAAAACGCACTGTGTACAGACCTGCCGCATGTTTTGTGTCGTGCATTCCACCCACGGATACCAGAACCTGGTCCTGAAGTTAACCTCCACTAAGAACCCTATTCCAGAGGCCACCACTTCTGACTGGCCCTGGGCCTTCCTGGTCATGCCGGGGAGGGACAGAGAAGCAGACAGGCTTCTCCTCCACCTTCTGGGAGGATCAGCCAAGAAGAGTGATGCTCTCACCACTTCTCACTGGGCCCCAGGAACCAGGTCTTCGCGGTGCAAGGATGTAAGGTAGAAATGTAAGGGGAGTTCACAAAGTTAGCTCTGAGGATCCAACAGGTACTGCCCGAGAAAGGACAGGCTAAAGACGTCCACTCCGTTCCCGGCGTTAACTGTTGTTTCCTGAAATGAACCGAAAGGACTCCAAGAACCATTCTGAGGCTTCTGAGAGTAAACTGAGCAACGTGCTCTGAAATAACATACTCGGAAGAAGATGGTTCAGCTGACCCATGATGTGATATATGCTCATGAAAAGTAACGAAACTTTCAACGTATAACGTAAGAAGCTGCTCTGGACGGCACACCCACTGAAGGATACAGCACTGGCGTGATTGATACCAACAAAAACTGCCACGCACCGCATCACGCTGGCCCACTCCCTCTTAAACTTGTGTGGCTCTCCAAGGTGGCTGTCAATGCAGGGGTACAGCAAGCCGACCACAGCTGTTGAAGAAAGACAAGGTAGCAGCGTTAGAGAGCGCCGGCTGAGAATGATGGGATCTCTGCGTGGCAGttattaacatatttttcaaaCCGTTCCTTTTCCTAGGAGGTTTATCAGCTACAATGTAATATTTGaattaaaactaattttacatttttgttcttctcgaatacaaacaaacaaaaaccactgttttgaaaaattttaaataaaatcgcAGTTCCTTGGTTTGAAGCACAGAAGGAATGGAGCCAGGGGTTAATTATCCATAAGCAGCTACTTCTGCGCCTACACGGGGAGCCTCCCGTTTGCATCAGTGTTGGTCCATCGTACAGCGGGGAGGGGAGCTTCCACGAGGGCCTTGAGGCCACAGCACCAGTGTGTATAGCCGTGTACTGAAAGGGTTTAGAAAAACCAAGTAGGAGCCTGTCTTTCCAAGAACAAAAATGAGAACACTCTCCCCACTGCTTGGTAACCACAGCATCCCTCCCGTGACACGTCCCGGCTGGAACACAGCTCTCCACTCCAGGCTCGTGCTGTGAAGGCAACGTGTTTCCACGGCACAGGGGACACACTCAGACTCCAGGGGGAGAGTAGGCAAAGTTAAGAACAGTGGGCCTGTCACTCAGCTGTGTCCCCTTGGACACGGTTGCTTAACCTTTCTGTAATTCAGTTTCcacgtctgtaaaatggagctacaGCAGAGTCCTGTTGTAAGGACGAAGGgaagcaaaacataaaaatgcAAGGTAAGCAGTCCATAAACATCAGCTATGAAGCAAACAGGACGGCATCCCTCCTGTGGCGCCGTGGTCCCTTAGGTACACgctggctctgcccaccagatcAGGATGCTTGACGGGGGCAGTCTGCTCACTCTATACTTGCAACAGCTGGGGGGGCTGAGGCTACAGAAAGCATCTGACAGATGTTTGCTGATCAGTGGATGCTGTGTGACCAGAGAAGTACTGTGACCTTCTGGGCTGAGACCAATTCAGCAAGTTTATAAAACCAGCCAAATGACCAAGAAATTCTGCTCAAAAAAAGACAGTCCGCCCGTCCACAATTTAGACTGCTAACCGTGGGCCATGTTCTGTGGCCGGCCAGGTGTACTACCGTAAACTCTGAACGGGGGATTTGTTTCCCTTCATCTGTGGAGCCCAGCGTTTCAGGGGGAAGGCCTGGCTTTGGCACGTTCACGGGCATCCTGAAAAAGGAAGTGTGGGAGGCCGCTGGGGCAGCAGCTCTGCCCACTCGGCCCACGTGACGGTTTGTTTTCAGTTACCCAGCGCTGTAGCATGTTTGCTGGGGCAGCCAATCGCACTGCAGTTCCCTCGCTCACCAGTTCTGCCGGCGGCCAATCGCACAGCTCGCTCGGGATGACAGCTGCGGGCTCTCCCAACACTGTCCTCAGGGCCGGATCAGTAAGAGGGAAGGACCTCGGTCAGCCTGGCACAAGCGTGAAACAGCCAATCATCTCCCCACCTGGTCCCCAATCGCTGGgctgcttccagcctccagagactGGCATTGCGGATCACCATCCTCTCCCCCCGCTTCTCTAAATACAATCACTGGAGATGCACACTTCCCCCCCTGCGGATGGTTCGATTTTCAAATGAACGGTTCTCAGAGGCTGAAAATCGTTCTTAACCAAACATCTTCTGTTTCTACTCACCAGCTGCTGTCCCACAGCACGGGGGAACCCACCAGGCGGAGGAGAAGATGGTGGCGATGACCTCCTCAGGGAACAGGGTGACGTTCCTCTGGACCTGCAGCAGGTTCAGCACCAGGGCCAGGACCACGCCCACTGAGAACAGCACCAGGCTCCTTTGCACCAAGTGGTGATGCCAGCTGTTGATGTGGCCGCTGCCGCCATGGCCTCCCACACCAGCGCCCACGGGCCCGTAAGCCGGGTCAGTGCCCCGGGCACTGTGGGCCACCAGGGGAGAGGGGCCTGACACTGAGGAGGTGATCATTTCTCCCACTTTGGCCTCCAGCCCTCTGGCACTGGCCCTCAGGTGGCTTCTGTGCTTCGTGCCCTTAGCGCAGGGACCGCTCCAGGGGTGGTCGTCCAGTCTGGGCATCAGCCACCAGTCTGACAGGCTTTCCTAGAAGGAAAAGGGGGTGTGGAGGTGGAACCCCGATCAAGTTCACTTCCAAAGGACGTGGCAGGTCCAAGGAGGCCCAGTCAGAGGGAGGGCTCTGGTCGCCGTCATCGCCGGCGCGTCCAGGGAAACCCCTAAGGCCCTCGGAGTCAGCCGCTCAGGGGAGCCCACGAGCAGGCGCCGCGGCGGAGGGCTGCAAGGACCCTGCTCACACACCCCGCCTGGGAGCTGCACAGGCAGTTTTCAGCGGCAGCCAGGTTAGGTACACCTGAGCGTTGAGCGCCCGCCGCAGTGCCCCTCTGCATAAGCCCGGAAGTTCTGGCCCGTCCAGTCCAGAAGTTTTTCAGACCCCGTCCGTCTGCAGGAGGCAGACCCAGCCAAGCTAGCTTGGAGGCAGGCCGCCCCAGGACAAGGTGCTGGAGTCCTCCAAACTGAGAGGAGCATTGGCAGAGCCCACCTGGGGTCGGGGGTGCAGCCCCCCACTCCGGGACTCGGGTTGGGGTCAGAGCGTGCGCCCAGCCCCGAGGGTCGGTGCCGAGGATCCCAGTGGAAGGCCGTCTCGAGGGGCGGCTGCCAGGAATGGAGGCGCCGGGGCCCCGACATCCCCGCCCGGCCCGACACCGggaccccacccccgccgcccccggCCCGGGTCCTCTCGCTGCGCCTCGCGTACCTGGCTGAGGGGCGCCCGCCCGCGGGCTCGCCGAGGGAGGAATGTCGCCGAGGAGTGTCACGGCCCAGGCCGCCTGGAGTTGAGCCCGCGGCGTTCAGCTCGCCGCGCGGCTTATAAGGCGGGCGACAGGGCCCCGGGTCACGTgaccccggcccggcccgcgcgcCGGGGGGCGTGGCCTCCGcgcgcccggccccgcccgcgcgcccggcCGCTCGTGGTCTGGTGAGGCGGCCGCGACCAATCGGGGGCGGGCGACCCATATGACGTCATCACACGCCACCGCAGCCCTGCGTCCGGCGCACTGACTCGGGAGCGCGGACGGACGGCGGACTGACAGCGCCGGGGGCCGGACGGGGGGAGCCGGACGGGGACGGACCGACggacggggcgggggggtgggggaggggacggaCAGACCGAAGGACGGAGCTGGGAGGGGACGACGGGCTGGGAGGCCGACGGACGGGAATGCCCGACGGCCGACCGATGGACGGCGCTGCGGGGCTGTGTCGACAGGCTGGGGGACTGACCGACGGacggggccggggggcggggtacAGACTGACGGACGGGGCTGGCCGAGAGCGCCCCGGACCTCGGGCGGGCGGCTCCCCGCTCAGGTTCGGACCGGACGGAGGCGGGAGGGCCGTTTCCAGCAATTGGCAACCTCGAGCCTGGCGTCGGGTGGTTGAACACCTTAGTCCCCAGACTCTGACGCAGGCGTGGCCTATTCCAAAGCTTACCCAGTGAGGCCTCGCCAGCTGGTCACTCTGCACCTGCGTGTCACCTGATGATGCTCTGATCTCTGTTCCCTGTTCTGCTCCCTGAGGCTCCTGACACCACAGCTGCTAATTTAAAGCGGGTTCGTGTGTGCAATGACCAGGAGGTGCTGGCTCGGAGATATGAGTTGTTTATCGTGTGTGCAAGGATGTGTGTGTTGCTAAGGGTACTTTTATGTTTCCCAGCCGCCAGAGTGGTTCAGAAAACTTATGACATAAGATcctttatgaaaatgaaaatggtgaaattttcataaaataatttattctagtTTCTAATTATCTTTCCTTTCATGGGAAAACAAACCATCAAAACCATTCATGAAAAAATAAGATGTTGTTTTATCTTGCTGATGTAAATGTATTTATACCCTCTTTGCCACATGGGTCTCACCATCTAAAGAGGAGGGCAGGCTCCTTGCCAACTGAAAACCCACATCTTGCTGAGCAAGATCGTATTATTATGTCCTTGAAAAACAGTAGAGACAGTCTATGGTCTTTAGTACTGTCTGCGGGTGAGCAGAGATTGAGAGGAAGTTTGTGCTCTAAATAGCAAATTCTCTCACGGCCAAGAGACCTCACAGGCTTAAGCAGTGTGAAATATCATATTGTGTGGCATCTTCCACATCAGGGTTTCTGGCTTTACgacagaaggttaaaaaaaaccgTGAACATCTTCCGGAGGTATCAACATTTCTCAAATttgatttggggggtgggggtaggattCACACGAATTTCTAATAGTAATCAGGAGACTTCAAGGAAAAGTAATGCTGGCAGTGGATGTGTTTACTCTCCCAGACCATAGAGGTGTTTCCTGAGGAAACCTGAAAAGCGCTACAAAAGGCAGTTGCCTTGTTAGCGTGTTGCTGTTGCCCCAGGGTCAGAACtggtttctcttctttgtctcctTTGCCTGACGGGCTAGACACAGCCTGATTGTGTGGATGTCCTACCCGCGGTCCATGATGCCAACGTGGCATGAACTTAACCTAATCTTCTGCTTctatgaaaacataaaagactGTTGTCACTGTGGATTATAACCAAGATTGCTCTCGAATGGTTATGTTCAATCGAGACAGCATTTGCTAATAATGTgacttgttttcatttcttgagCCTGACCCAGACAAAGCAGGAAGTTGGTGGAGAGGAGGGTTCCGTCTTCAGCTCTGCCTGTGGGCAGGCAGGACCAGGctttcctctctctgccctggTCACAACTATGTACTTTGTTCCCAAAGGTTCAAAGCAGTTTTTGACCCCAAGGAATCCAAGAAAGCCTTGGAGCCTTGAAAGGCTCCAAGTGGCCTTTCTCTCCCCTTCTGCATAAGTACATGAAGAtatgttcctgtgtgtgtgtgtgtgtgtgtgtgtgtgtgtgtgtgtgtgtgtgtgtgtgtgtataccttcACAGTAATGTTGGAACTCACAAAGTTCCAAAAAGCTGCCCAGCTATCAACCAACAGGAAACTGGTCGGATGAATGATGGCACATGAGTACAATGGGATGCTGTATAATTGAGAGTCATCCCTTTTTCAACCATCAGAAGCCTGTGCTGGGTCTCCCCTACCCCACCCTCAAGTTCAAGTCCCATACACACAGGTGTATCAATCAAGCTCTTAACCTCATGGAGATGCGTATACGTCACAGCCTTGAGCCTGAAATGTAGGCGTGTCATGGATTCAGTTGGGAAACACCAGCAGATACAGGAAACTTTAGCACATCTGCTTTCAAAACCTGGTTTATTCAGATATATGAGGCCCAATAAACCAGCGTGACAGCTCTTTGCTTACCTACTGGACTGCTGTAGACAGGGATTCCCGGCAGCACAGAAATCAGCGTATCTGTCTTCTGGGATCTAAGAtagttttcttcatcttttttctcttgccattCTGCGTGGCCATGCAGACAGTCCCAATATCTTTCCGTTTCAATGTTCCTTATGTCCAAGTACATATCTTATAAAAAAACTTTATGGGTTCCTGTGTTGTCTGTCTGCTGTGCAGAAAAGGGCTCTTAATTCCATTAGCTAATTGGTGTGTTAGGGTTTGTTCACTCAGTTACCTTTTTCTCTACTGGAGCAGATGTTAGTGCAGCCCAGCCTGTGAGTCTGCATCCCCTCTGGCATCTGTTTTAGGACTCTGTGAACCAGGGGGCTCCTGGAGCCACACACAGGCCCCGGGGACCCATGGGGAGGCGGGACGGATGCCTGGGACCTGCATGGTGTCTGGTCCCTGACGAGGGCTGTCAGCACGGCCTCCATCTCAGGTAGCGCTGGTCACTGCCTTCCCAGGCTGTGTGGTTTGCCTCGGTGCCTGTGGAGTCTGGCCccgtgaaagaagtcagtctagGGGAATGACAATGGAAGGATTTGGATTTACTGTCTGGAGACCACAGCCTCGATATCAGAAaccatattcaaatattttgagaGTTTGAAATGCCATTATCTCCAGCGAAGCTGTTATTGATGCAGTTTCTCTGTTCAACATGATGG
This window contains:
- the INSIG1 gene encoding insulin-induced gene 1 protein, coding for MPRLDDHPWSGPCAKGTKHRSHLRASARGLEAKVGEMITSSVSGPSPLVAHSARGTDPAYGPVGAGVGGHGGSGHINSWHHHLVQRSLVLFSVGVVLALVLNLLQVQRNVTLFPEEVIATIFSSAWWVPPCCGTAAAVVGLLYPCIDSHLGEPHKFKREWASVMRCVAVFVGINHASAKLDFANNVQLSLTLAALSLGLWWTFDRSRSGLGLGITIAFLATVVTQLLVYNGVYQYTSPDFLYIRSWLPCIFFSGGVTVGNIGRQLAMGVPEKPHSD